A region from the Halosolutus gelatinilyticus genome encodes:
- a CDS encoding ATP-binding protein gives MTDLGDFGEFSAETEGSADDAADDGSSGTSSVPASTSSTDATSTGDDFEPTPVEPRGEDVGIGTICVSQGLRVAEDGEDTTLRAYVTRGNRSSIRIGSYLIAPYPDEGPASRDERLFCRITGLEYAQQYHADDATEIHARRAMRTDGVDEADYKFIASLEPKAVLYNDDGELKRRMTDRVPKPQTVIQQASDTEEIKTGLKMPDDGVFVGHLSVGGEKVRTAASPPTIDYRLKDDYESGDPLAFRHTLIAGGTGSGKTHGAKNVLRQYLADDRTYPMADGRSVKPAVVQFDPQDEYAQMHDDNPDLDDDFARRLDREGIAYGGHDDTIAFVPKVGSASYAAGHHRAEQVEFTIPFSMVHENPWLVAGSGLNDNQYGALVSVLLPRFRDQYGPEGTYEEFTTFLDDPALREELDESGRVHEATFDAVRRRVLGFGHVFDQDARPITDLVHEFVRPGGLSVVPTYHINDTRATEAVVLALSSLLIDQKLSNDPTYDRIKETPLILGMDEAHNFLTDADSVQAGKVIRKFTEAAKQGRKERLGLFLITQDPQDIDDAVFKQINTTIVLNLGDEDAIKSVNIPSNLESKVPYMEKGQMVVYSPDNSEPVELIGLSKCLTRHGRD, from the coding sequence ATGACCGATCTGGGCGACTTCGGCGAGTTTTCCGCGGAAACCGAAGGTTCGGCGGATGACGCTGCCGACGACGGCAGTTCCGGGACGTCGTCGGTTCCGGCCTCGACGTCGTCGACGGACGCGACGAGCACCGGCGACGACTTCGAACCGACACCCGTCGAACCCCGCGGAGAGGACGTCGGCATCGGCACCATCTGCGTCTCGCAGGGGCTTCGGGTCGCCGAGGACGGCGAGGACACGACGCTTCGCGCGTACGTCACCCGCGGGAATCGATCGTCGATCCGCATCGGGAGCTACCTGATCGCTCCGTATCCTGACGAAGGACCGGCGTCCCGCGACGAACGACTGTTCTGTCGGATCACGGGGCTGGAGTACGCCCAGCAGTACCACGCCGACGATGCCACCGAGATCCATGCCCGGCGGGCGATGCGAACTGACGGCGTCGACGAGGCCGACTACAAGTTCATCGCTAGCTTAGAACCGAAAGCCGTCCTCTACAATGACGACGGGGAACTCAAGCGGCGGATGACCGATCGGGTCCCCAAGCCACAGACTGTTATCCAGCAGGCGAGCGACACCGAGGAGATCAAAACGGGGCTGAAGATGCCCGACGACGGCGTCTTCGTCGGCCACCTCTCGGTCGGCGGCGAGAAGGTGCGGACGGCGGCCTCGCCGCCGACGATCGACTACCGGCTGAAAGACGACTACGAGTCGGGCGATCCGCTCGCGTTCCGACACACGCTGATCGCCGGCGGCACGGGATCGGGGAAGACCCACGGCGCCAAGAACGTCCTGCGCCAGTACCTCGCGGACGATCGAACCTATCCGATGGCGGACGGCCGATCGGTCAAACCCGCGGTGGTCCAGTTCGACCCCCAGGACGAGTACGCCCAGATGCACGACGACAATCCCGATCTGGACGACGATTTCGCGCGGCGACTCGATCGCGAGGGGATCGCCTACGGCGGTCACGACGACACGATCGCGTTCGTTCCCAAGGTGGGATCGGCCTCGTACGCGGCGGGTCACCACCGCGCGGAGCAGGTCGAGTTCACCATCCCGTTCTCGATGGTCCACGAGAACCCGTGGCTGGTCGCGGGCAGCGGCCTGAACGACAACCAGTACGGCGCGCTCGTCAGCGTGCTCCTGCCGCGGTTCCGCGATCAGTACGGCCCCGAGGGAACCTACGAGGAGTTCACGACGTTCCTCGACGACCCCGCGCTGCGGGAGGAACTCGACGAGTCCGGCCGGGTCCACGAGGCGACGTTCGACGCCGTCCGCCGGCGGGTGCTCGGCTTCGGCCACGTCTTCGACCAGGACGCCCGGCCGATCACCGACCTCGTCCACGAGTTCGTCCGCCCCGGCGGCCTCTCGGTCGTCCCCACCTACCACATCAACGATACCCGGGCGACCGAGGCCGTCGTCCTCGCGCTCTCGTCGCTGCTGATAGATCAGAAACTCTCAAACGATCCGACCTACGATCGGATCAAGGAGACGCCGTTGATCCTGGGGATGGACGAGGCGCACAACTTCCTGACCGACGCGGATTCGGTGCAAGCAGGTAAGGTCATCCGCAAGTTCACCGAGGCGGCGAAGCAGGGTCGGAAGGAGCGACTGGGCCTGTTCCTCATCACGCAGGACCCCCAGGACATCGACGACGCGGTCTTCAAGCAGATCAACACCACGATCGTCCTCAACCTGGGCGACGAGGACGCGATCAAGAGCGTCAACATCCCCTCGAACCTCGAGTCCAAAGTTCCGTACATGGAGAAGGGCCAGATGGTCGTCTACTCGCCCGACAACTCCGAACCGGTGGAGCTGATCGGGCTGTCGAAGTGCTTGACGCGACACGGGCGGGACTGA
- a CDS encoding DUF7344 domain-containing protein, with the protein MSSDAHPGDDDAREPLADVPTACYDVLRSPRRLRLLEILGERGERLSLGELTTALLERERPDAPRSQARHEIRTALVHNHLPRLADYDIVDWDVDTGAEFADGAPFQLANVSALLECCETSHGARFLETAVHPVRLPICSILTDNDRPLSVEQLASFLVTRGAVADTDRATIELHHSHLPALESIGVLEYDPDTQLVSQADRSLSAIV; encoded by the coding sequence ATGAGTTCGGACGCTCACCCCGGCGATGACGACGCGAGGGAGCCACTGGCAGACGTCCCGACAGCGTGTTATGACGTCCTTCGAAGCCCGCGACGCCTTCGCCTCCTCGAAATTCTCGGCGAGCGCGGCGAGCGCCTCTCGCTCGGCGAACTGACGACGGCGCTACTCGAGCGCGAACGACCGGACGCGCCGCGGAGCCAGGCTCGCCACGAGATCAGAACCGCCCTCGTTCACAACCACCTGCCGCGACTGGCGGACTACGACATCGTCGACTGGGACGTCGACACCGGCGCGGAGTTCGCCGACGGGGCCCCGTTCCAACTGGCGAACGTCTCGGCGTTGCTCGAGTGCTGCGAGACGAGCCACGGCGCTCGCTTCCTCGAGACGGCCGTCCACCCGGTACGGCTCCCGATCTGTTCGATCCTGACTGACAACGATCGACCGCTCTCGGTCGAGCAACTCGCGAGTTTCCTCGTCACCCGCGGCGCCGTCGCCGACACCGACCGGGCGACGATCGAGCTCCACCACTCGCATCTCCCGGCGCTCGAGTCGATCGGCGTCCTTGAGTACGACCCCGATACGCAGCTCGTGTCCCAGGCCGACCGCTCGCTGTCAGCGATCGTCTGA
- a CDS encoding DUF7113 family protein has product MIMVRGCAGGTELTGTLYERGERAPSFRGAPDEDAAYVWVCDEFYEVDSGGTTQLVDGREVHLAFESPMPRGFDTRKQAIERAKEHVRTQFARIGVDPGVVELEVERDEPTENR; this is encoded by the coding sequence ATGATCATGGTACGCGGTTGCGCGGGTGGGACCGAACTCACCGGCACCCTGTACGAGCGCGGCGAACGGGCGCCGTCCTTTCGCGGCGCACCCGACGAAGACGCCGCGTACGTGTGGGTCTGCGACGAGTTCTACGAGGTCGACAGCGGCGGGACGACCCAGCTCGTCGACGGCCGCGAGGTTCATCTCGCGTTCGAATCTCCCATGCCGCGGGGGTTCGACACGCGCAAACAGGCGATCGAACGCGCCAAGGAACACGTCCGAACGCAGTTCGCGCGGATCGGGGTCGACCCCGGGGTCGTCGAACTCGAGGTCGAACGCGACGAGCCGACGGAGAATCGCTAG
- a CDS encoding DNA double-strand break repair nuclease NurA, whose translation MTLDPVHFDGIARLARRIDHGADERDRRAFAETVWEEFLDPLTHEGRTIVDPIGERSRRLVDCEDVALQDRPFPSEHGLDAGTINPTTFKNGLVIDIAQAAMSATPSDLDLHRSRTVVATVHSNDETATVHEAWDKFDEGYSRSRAVKIPPLPRFAEGVVHALALYQAESEHATDHAEEVDDLLVLDGPLYPRGLLRWADQHPDLADFLLENPRPKTVLENYVRLVERFVSRDVPLVGFVKNPATRVITRTLKAKRDAGITAPWANDSALFTRLLERGEYVDDVEGQRWERDTSALTYTNWFRSRGGVDRPLSIDGNALGVARDLDPEQYEVTFFVVYDPRDDLLYRIEAPFAFTRDPETRERLTLQLLQDVAIAHGPPLIVEKADELARISNSEKRSLRETLETQFDTSRDRSYDDHRWGEEFP comes from the coding sequence ATGACACTCGATCCGGTCCACTTCGACGGCATCGCCCGCCTCGCGAGGCGGATCGACCACGGGGCCGACGAACGCGATCGGCGCGCCTTCGCCGAGACGGTCTGGGAGGAGTTTCTCGATCCGCTGACCCACGAGGGCCGGACGATCGTCGACCCGATCGGCGAACGGTCCCGGCGGCTCGTCGACTGTGAGGACGTCGCCCTGCAGGATCGGCCGTTTCCGAGCGAGCACGGCCTCGACGCAGGGACGATCAACCCGACGACGTTCAAGAACGGGCTGGTCATCGACATCGCGCAGGCAGCGATGAGCGCGACGCCGAGCGACCTCGATCTGCACCGATCGCGGACGGTCGTCGCCACGGTTCACTCGAACGACGAGACGGCGACGGTCCACGAGGCCTGGGACAAGTTCGACGAGGGTTACAGCCGAAGCCGCGCGGTGAAGATCCCGCCGCTGCCGCGGTTCGCCGAGGGCGTCGTCCACGCGCTGGCCCTCTATCAGGCCGAGAGCGAGCACGCGACCGACCACGCCGAAGAAGTCGACGACCTGCTCGTGCTCGACGGGCCGCTGTACCCGCGCGGGCTCCTGCGGTGGGCCGACCAGCACCCCGACCTCGCGGACTTCCTGCTCGAGAACCCCCGCCCGAAGACGGTCCTGGAGAACTACGTTCGTCTGGTCGAGCGGTTCGTCTCGCGGGACGTTCCGCTCGTCGGATTCGTGAAGAACCCGGCGACGCGCGTGATCACGCGGACGCTGAAGGCGAAGCGAGACGCCGGCATCACCGCGCCGTGGGCCAACGATTCGGCGCTGTTCACCCGACTCCTGGAGCGTGGCGAGTACGTCGACGACGTCGAGGGGCAACGCTGGGAACGGGACACGTCGGCGCTGACCTACACCAACTGGTTCCGTTCGCGGGGCGGCGTCGATCGGCCGCTCTCGATCGACGGGAACGCGCTGGGCGTCGCCCGCGACCTCGACCCGGAGCAGTACGAGGTGACCTTCTTCGTCGTCTACGATCCGCGGGACGATCTCCTGTACCGGATCGAAGCGCCCTTCGCGTTCACCCGCGACCCGGAGACCCGTGAGCGGCTGACGCTGCAGCTCCTTCAGGACGTGGCCATCGCGCACGGCCCGCCGCTGATCGTCGAGAAAGCCGACGAACTGGCCCGCATCAGCAACTCGGAGAAGCGATCGCTCCGGGAGACCCTCGAGACGCAGTTCGACACGAGTCGGGACCGCAGCTACGACGACCACCGCTGGGGCGAGGAGTTCCCGTAG
- the gpmI gene encoding 2,3-bisphosphoglycerate-independent phosphoglycerate mutase, giving the protein MDAALIILDGWGLSSGAGRDAIEAADTPNFDRLADAGAYGTLEVAGRRVGLPDGQMGNSEVGHLNIGAGRVVYQEYTRISDSVADGTFRENDAINTAFDNARANDGTIHFVGLVSDGGVHSDHEHLHALIELAGDRDVKAVTHAITDGRDTSPTGGRDYLATLENVIAEHGTGHVATVSGRYYAMDRDQNWERTKRAYDAIVEREAEYEAASTVEAVEESYDRGETDEFVKPTLIEGGPALEDGDSVVWFNFRSDRARQLTRMLADIRPEDWSDQFETHPPNAEVVMLTQYDKTFDLPIAYPPNQPKQVLGEVLADAGRTQLRIAESEKYAHVTYFLNGGREIKFDGEIRTIVESPDVPTYDLQPEMSAAEVTDAAIDVIESDDPDVLVLNYANPDMVGHTGDYEAAIEAVEAVDAQLGRLADALQDAGSHVLVTADHGNADDMGTEANPHTAHTYNDVPLVYVSADGTAGDRLVRKDGTLADIAPTLLELIGVDQPPEMTGESLLE; this is encoded by the coding sequence ATGGACGCTGCGCTGATCATCCTCGACGGATGGGGCCTCAGTAGCGGAGCAGGACGAGACGCGATCGAAGCGGCCGACACGCCGAACTTCGATCGGCTCGCCGACGCCGGCGCGTACGGTACGCTGGAAGTGGCGGGTCGCCGCGTCGGCCTCCCGGACGGACAGATGGGCAACAGCGAGGTCGGCCACCTGAACATCGGGGCCGGTCGGGTCGTCTACCAGGAGTACACGCGGATCTCGGACTCGGTCGCCGACGGCACCTTCAGGGAGAACGACGCGATCAACACGGCGTTCGACAACGCGCGCGCAAACGACGGCACGATCCACTTCGTCGGTCTCGTCAGCGACGGCGGGGTGCACTCCGATCACGAGCACCTCCACGCGCTGATCGAACTGGCGGGTGATCGGGACGTCAAGGCCGTCACGCACGCGATCACCGACGGTCGGGACACCTCGCCGACCGGCGGGCGGGACTACCTCGCGACGCTCGAGAACGTGATCGCCGAGCACGGGACAGGCCACGTCGCGACGGTCTCGGGCCGGTACTACGCGATGGACCGCGACCAGAACTGGGAGCGGACGAAGCGAGCCTACGACGCGATCGTCGAGCGCGAAGCCGAGTACGAGGCCGCCTCCACCGTCGAAGCCGTCGAGGAGTCCTACGATCGGGGCGAAACCGACGAGTTCGTCAAGCCGACACTGATCGAGGGCGGCCCCGCGCTGGAGGACGGCGACTCGGTCGTCTGGTTCAACTTCCGCTCCGATCGGGCCCGCCAACTGACTCGCATGCTGGCCGACATCCGGCCCGAGGACTGGTCGGATCAGTTCGAGACGCACCCGCCGAACGCCGAGGTCGTGATGCTGACCCAGTACGACAAGACGTTCGACCTGCCGATCGCCTACCCGCCGAACCAGCCGAAACAGGTGCTCGGCGAGGTGCTCGCCGACGCGGGCAGGACGCAACTGCGGATCGCCGAATCCGAGAAGTACGCCCACGTCACCTACTTCTTAAACGGCGGCCGCGAGATCAAGTTCGACGGCGAGATCCGGACGATCGTCGAGAGCCCGGACGTGCCGACCTACGACCTCCAGCCCGAGATGAGCGCCGCCGAGGTCACGGACGCGGCGATCGACGTGATCGAATCCGACGATCCGGACGTGCTCGTGCTCAACTACGCCAACCCCGACATGGTCGGCCACACGGGCGACTACGAGGCCGCGATCGAGGCGGTCGAAGCCGTCGACGCGCAACTCGGCCGACTCGCGGACGCGCTCCAGGACGCCGGTTCCCACGTGCTGGTCACGGCCGATCACGGCAACGCCGACGACATGGGAACCGAGGCGAATCCGCACACGGCGCACACGTACAACGATGTCCCCCTCGTCTACGTTTCAGCGGACGGGACGGCGGGCGATCGTCTCGTTCGGAAGGACGGCACGCTCGCCGACATCGCGCCGACGCTGCTCGAACTGATCGGCGTCGATCAGCCCCCGGAGATGACCGGCGAGTCGCTGCTGGAGTAA
- a CDS encoding alkaline phosphatase PhoX, translated as MAEFTRRKLMASSIAAAIGTGAVGTASALDRPDEHDSPEAPYVEGEMKRLSTTAFGAEVTGPFVFETGELLYSLQAPSSDNPEPFDKGGVGVIDDFRFTFNGRNDEFDEMEPPRTEGEQGTVKTAAGEYRLLVQESDPINGGTERFGHPETPDGEDVADVVDESYVGVGGVTDMNFFVSTNDDGTEGYLFTNNETRPGAITRTPLYRDEDGYWQADLENALEVENTEAFRELGGTRINCYGDLTPWETPVSSEEEYGHPRLNGTTTAGDIVDEGSGVGLRGGSEFWNRPNATEVGDSLEEIFGDDAWSPAGIWSLTGLEKQAYYLGAEPVDVEDGEDTIEPIGDVFPNRYRYGYNVEVANPTADDPEAMDPVKHYVFGRAAWECPEFLPDERTVYGASDGGAKGIYKFVADEPFTSYDDRMDVRGTLYAIEATETGDGPVDEVDLDVEWLPLGTASNAEIESWITDYDDVTQVDYLETHAETDWQEDLEAALAEADEEVAVNGNQDHITDEEIIEWAEQYEAHGPEGVDEDLRRVPFLETRAAAREIGATIEFNKAEGIDAHDEAEPGDFIYFAISSLGGSMTDDEGELRFDEVDTGLLYRAELEDDYDVSTLEPVIVGPNPSDSESLQDVSLINLDNVMVMEDGRVILCEDKGNFGRSYPNDAMWVYEPPTTIHVDSLAVGHGATGEVDLTLSSLPDGLAGGRITVSVEHVDVAEIVDASYHDDLDLTSDPVIDGSSVELRLADIEDEIGTGRQVTLATIELEGVDTGTTDLTIDVHALDDDDGAAIEPDPRPGVVVTGPPPIGGGPGGGGAPTDPDGDGRFEDVNGNGRLDYDDIVLLFESIEDDAVELNEDAFDFNENGRIDYDDVVALYDEL; from the coding sequence ATGGCGGAATTTACCAGGCGAAAACTGATGGCATCGTCGATAGCCGCGGCGATCGGGACCGGTGCGGTCGGTACCGCGAGCGCGCTGGACCGACCGGACGAACACGACTCTCCGGAGGCGCCGTACGTCGAGGGAGAGATGAAACGACTGTCGACGACCGCCTTCGGTGCGGAGGTCACGGGGCCGTTCGTCTTCGAGACGGGCGAACTCCTCTACAGCCTCCAGGCACCGAGCTCCGACAACCCAGAACCGTTCGACAAGGGTGGCGTCGGCGTCATCGACGACTTCCGGTTCACGTTCAACGGTCGGAACGACGAGTTCGACGAGATGGAGCCGCCTCGAACCGAGGGCGAACAGGGGACGGTCAAGACGGCCGCGGGCGAGTACCGGCTGCTCGTCCAGGAAAGCGATCCGATCAACGGCGGAACCGAACGGTTCGGCCACCCGGAAACGCCCGACGGCGAGGACGTCGCGGACGTCGTCGACGAGAGCTACGTCGGCGTCGGCGGCGTCACCGACATGAACTTCTTCGTGTCGACGAACGACGACGGCACCGAAGGCTACCTCTTCACCAACAACGAAACGCGCCCCGGCGCGATCACCCGGACGCCGCTGTACCGCGACGAGGACGGCTACTGGCAGGCGGACCTCGAGAACGCCCTCGAAGTCGAGAACACCGAGGCGTTTCGCGAACTCGGCGGGACCAGGATCAACTGTTACGGCGACCTGACGCCGTGGGAGACGCCGGTTTCCTCGGAGGAGGAGTACGGACACCCGCGGCTCAACGGGACGACGACCGCCGGCGATATCGTCGACGAAGGAAGCGGCGTCGGCCTCCGCGGGGGTAGCGAGTTCTGGAACCGCCCGAACGCCACGGAGGTGGGCGATTCCCTCGAGGAGATATTCGGAGACGACGCCTGGTCGCCGGCCGGTATCTGGTCGCTCACCGGACTCGAGAAGCAAGCGTACTACCTCGGTGCCGAACCGGTCGACGTCGAGGACGGCGAGGACACGATCGAGCCGATCGGCGACGTCTTCCCCAACCGCTACCGGTACGGGTACAACGTCGAGGTCGCGAACCCGACTGCGGACGATCCCGAGGCGATGGACCCGGTCAAACACTACGTTTTCGGTCGTGCCGCCTGGGAGTGTCCGGAGTTCCTGCCCGACGAACGGACCGTCTACGGTGCCTCCGACGGCGGCGCCAAGGGCATCTACAAGTTCGTCGCCGACGAGCCGTTCACGTCCTACGACGATCGGATGGACGTCCGCGGTACGCTCTACGCCATCGAGGCGACCGAGACCGGTGACGGGCCGGTCGACGAGGTCGACCTCGACGTTGAGTGGCTCCCGCTCGGCACCGCCAGCAACGCCGAGATCGAGTCCTGGATCACTGACTACGACGACGTGACCCAGGTCGACTACCTCGAGACCCACGCCGAGACCGACTGGCAGGAGGACCTCGAGGCCGCCCTTGCGGAGGCCGACGAGGAGGTCGCCGTCAACGGCAACCAGGACCACATCACCGACGAGGAGATCATCGAGTGGGCCGAGCAGTACGAAGCGCACGGCCCCGAGGGCGTCGACGAGGACCTCCGACGGGTTCCGTTTCTCGAAACTCGGGCGGCCGCAAGGGAGATCGGCGCGACGATCGAGTTCAACAAGGCCGAAGGGATCGACGCACACGACGAGGCCGAACCCGGCGACTTCATCTACTTCGCGATTTCCTCGCTCGGCGGCTCCATGACCGACGACGAGGGCGAACTCCGGTTCGACGAGGTCGACACTGGTCTCCTCTACCGGGCCGAACTCGAAGACGACTACGACGTCTCCACCCTCGAACCGGTCATCGTCGGCCCGAACCCGAGCGACTCCGAATCGCTCCAGGACGTCTCGCTCATCAACCTCGACAACGTGATGGTGATGGAAGACGGTCGCGTCATCCTCTGTGAGGACAAGGGGAACTTCGGCCGCTCGTACCCCAACGACGCGATGTGGGTCTACGAGCCGCCGACGACGATCCACGTCGACTCGCTGGCGGTCGGTCACGGCGCGACCGGCGAGGTCGACCTCACGCTTTCGTCGCTGCCCGACGGACTCGCAGGCGGTCGCATCACGGTCTCGGTCGAACACGTCGACGTCGCCGAGATCGTCGACGCCAGCTACCACGACGATCTCGACCTCACAAGCGACCCCGTGATCGACGGATCGAGCGTCGAACTCCGCCTGGCCGACATCGAGGACGAGATCGGCACCGGCAGGCAGGTGACGCTGGCGACGATCGAACTCGAGGGGGTCGACACCGGGACGACTGACCTCACGATCGACGTGCACGCGCTCGACGACGACGACGGTGCGGCGATCGAGCCGGACCCGCGACCCGGCGTCGTGGTCACCGGTCCGCCGCCGATCGGCGGCGGACCGGGCGGCGGCGGTGCGCCGACGGATCCCGACGGCGACGGGCGCTTCGAGGACGTCAACGGCAACGGCCGGCTGGACTACGACGACATCGTCCTGCTGTTCGAGTCCATCGAGGACGACGCCGTCGAGTTGAACGAGGACGCGTTCGACTTCAACGAGAACGGCCGGATCGACTACGACGACGTCGTCGCCCTCTACGACGAGCTGTGA
- a CDS encoding DUF7522 family protein: MATGLLTTDAVDRFVTTCRDSVGSELRSVTYFTRDDFEQVYLRDDLERNADLETFIGNEWRGFKVTQAAYEGSELGTYQYTIRVFDNGYLLRVTSDREGVFVTTDDLTLEEFESLASVLHDELERRALD; encoded by the coding sequence ATGGCAACGGGGCTCCTCACGACCGATGCTGTCGACCGATTCGTCACCACGTGTCGGGATTCCGTCGGATCGGAACTGCGATCGGTCACGTACTTCACCCGCGACGACTTCGAGCAGGTCTACCTCCGCGACGACCTCGAGCGAAACGCCGATCTGGAGACGTTCATCGGCAACGAGTGGCGCGGGTTCAAGGTCACCCAGGCCGCCTACGAGGGGTCGGAGCTCGGCACCTACCAGTACACGATCCGGGTTTTCGACAACGGTTATCTCCTCCGCGTCACCTCCGACCGCGAAGGCGTGTTCGTCACGACCGACGATCTCACGCTGGAGGAGTTCGAGTCGCTCGCGTCCGTCCTGCACGACGAACTCGAGCGGCGTGCGCTCGACTAG
- a CDS encoding DUF5813 family protein — protein sequence MTDLPPAVERELDAHDAFRPSDEGYDLTTTVFETIVAADDAEGERDGRFVVTVVLPTLDAAVAGESVADVVEDGWFETLERRLKDVFTVTHTSTHDDPLVDREDDEVRVTLEYVAWDAREGVEDAKALAEFVEGTFAQGIVPGYEYRGEAATLLENAQNRGQSESEDGSRGGMPM from the coding sequence ATGACCGATCTTCCACCCGCCGTCGAGCGCGAACTCGACGCCCACGACGCGTTCCGGCCGTCCGACGAGGGGTACGACCTGACGACGACGGTCTTCGAGACGATCGTCGCCGCCGACGACGCCGAGGGCGAGCGCGACGGGCGCTTTGTCGTCACCGTGGTTCTGCCGACGCTCGACGCCGCGGTGGCCGGTGAGTCCGTCGCCGACGTCGTCGAAGACGGCTGGTTCGAGACGCTCGAACGCCGACTCAAAGACGTCTTCACCGTCACGCACACGAGCACGCACGACGATCCGCTCGTCGATCGCGAGGACGACGAGGTCCGCGTAACGCTCGAGTACGTCGCCTGGGACGCTCGGGAGGGCGTCGAGGACGCCAAGGCGCTCGCCGAGTTCGTCGAGGGAACCTTCGCCCAGGGGATCGTTCCGGGCTACGAGTACCGCGGCGAGGCGGCCACGCTCCTCGAGAACGCCCAGAACCGCGGCCAGTCGGAGAGCGAGGACGGGAGCCGCGGCGGGATGCCGATGTAG
- a CDS encoding Lrp/AsnC family transcriptional regulator, with protein MVTAFVMIKANTGEADRLRDSIQSIDGVTAAHIVAGDVDIIAKAQVDTPAAVKEIAATRIQGIEGIEDTQTYIAMD; from the coding sequence ATGGTTACAGCGTTCGTCATGATAAAGGCGAACACGGGCGAGGCGGACCGACTCCGAGACAGCATTCAGTCGATCGACGGCGTCACGGCGGCGCACATCGTCGCCGGCGACGTCGACATCATCGCGAAGGCGCAGGTCGACACGCCGGCCGCGGTCAAGGAGATCGCGGCGACGCGGATCCAGGGCATCGAGGGCATCGAGGACACGCAGACGTACATCGCGATGGACTAG
- a CDS encoding potassium channel family protein has translation MRFVIIGAGRVGLRTARVLRDEGHDVTVIERDEAMVRRAQNQGFTVVTGDGSREDILEEAGIEDADALGALTGNLNVNFTACMIGDHYGCRTIMRIDEAYREGIYRKYATEVDEVIYPERLGAIGAKNALLGGTIRAIADIAQNLQVVELTITTDAPVNGYTISELQLPADATVLAFGKRDRPLEIPNEDLSLEDGDRLVVLADFDVLSDVRQLLVGETPTQAVANAGQGSGGVN, from the coding sequence ATGCGGTTCGTGATCATAGGTGCCGGACGAGTCGGCCTGCGCACGGCGCGCGTCCTCCGCGACGAAGGCCACGACGTAACGGTAATCGAACGCGACGAGGCGATGGTCAGGCGCGCCCAGAACCAGGGCTTTACCGTCGTCACCGGCGACGGCTCCAGGGAGGACATCCTGGAGGAGGCCGGCATCGAAGACGCCGACGCGCTCGGCGCCCTCACGGGCAACCTGAACGTCAACTTCACCGCCTGCATGATCGGGGACCACTACGGGTGCCGGACGATCATGCGCATCGACGAAGCCTACCGCGAGGGGATCTACCGCAAGTACGCCACCGAGGTCGACGAGGTGATCTACCCCGAACGCCTCGGCGCGATCGGCGCCAAGAACGCTCTGCTGGGCGGCACGATCCGGGCGATCGCCGACATCGCCCAGAACCTGCAGGTCGTCGAACTCACGATCACGACCGACGCACCCGTCAACGGATACACGATCAGCGAACTGCAACTCCCGGCCGACGCGACCGTCCTCGCGTTCGGCAAGCGCGACCGGCCGCTCGAGATCCCGAACGAGGACCTCTCGCTCGAGGACGGCGATCGGCTGGTCGTGCTGGCCGACTTCGACGTGCTGAGCGACGTCAGACAGCTCCTGGTCGGCGAGACGCCGACCCAGGCCGTCGCGAACGCCGGACAGGGTTCAGGAGGTGTCAACTGA
- a CDS encoding Lrp/AsnC family transcriptional regulator, whose translation MVHAFIMVKTAAGKSEGLLSSIRELAPIVDAHIVAGNYDIIAEVEAEEVYEVLKVVSSNIQSLDGVTDTKTYIAMD comes from the coding sequence ATGGTTCACGCGTTCATTATGGTGAAGACGGCCGCCGGAAAGTCCGAAGGCCTCCTCTCGTCGATCAGGGAACTCGCGCCGATCGTCGACGCCCACATCGTCGCGGGGAACTACGACATCATCGCGGAGGTCGAAGCCGAGGAAGTCTACGAGGTTCTCAAGGTCGTCTCCTCGAACATTCAGAGTCTCGACGGCGTCACGGATACGAAGACGTACATCGCGATGGACTGA